In Armatimonadota bacterium, the following proteins share a genomic window:
- a CDS encoding shikimate dehydrogenase, whose protein sequence is MGEPGRFAFVLHPLAVADFARKYPPLRLAPPRALEWVARLVPPLVAARITGIRSLTGATAEGWFIGLPLTTRVLLASDPEFVYHRLVQCGHLAQRLGAGILGLGAFTKVVGDAGATVAQRLPIAVTTGNSYTAATAVEGALLAAARMEIDLPRAHALVVGASGAVGTVCSQLLAPHVGTLTLAARSVERLEALAERLRAARDRSPAVQVTTDLRRALARADLVLTVSSATDVLIQPRDLRPGAVVCDVARPRNVSRLVYQQRDDVLVIDGGVIEVPGEVQFGLDFGFPPRTCEACMAETMVLALEGRYEDYTVGREIALERVREIETLARRHGFRLAGFRRFERAISEEEVERIKAAARRPAPLSGAAFYGM, encoded by the coding sequence ATGGGGGAACCGGGCCGTTTCGCCTTCGTCCTCCACCCGCTGGCCGTGGCCGACTTCGCCCGTAAGTACCCCCCGCTGCGTCTTGCTCCGCCGCGGGCGCTGGAGTGGGTGGCGCGCTTGGTCCCGCCGCTGGTCGCCGCCCGCATCACCGGGATCCGCTCGCTCACAGGCGCAACCGCGGAGGGGTGGTTCATCGGCCTGCCCCTGACCACCCGCGTCCTGTTGGCCAGCGACCCCGAATTCGTCTACCACCGCCTGGTGCAGTGCGGCCACCTGGCGCAACGCCTGGGGGCGGGGATTTTGGGCCTGGGCGCCTTCACCAAGGTCGTGGGCGACGCCGGGGCGACAGTGGCGCAGCGGCTGCCCATCGCCGTGACCACCGGCAACTCCTACACCGCCGCCACCGCCGTGGAGGGGGCGTTGCTGGCGGCTGCACGCATGGAGATTGACCTGCCGCGGGCCCATGCCCTGGTGGTCGGCGCTTCCGGGGCTGTAGGGACCGTCTGCAGCCAGCTGCTGGCGCCGCACGTGGGGACGCTGACGCTGGCGGCCCGTTCCGTGGAGCGCCTGGAGGCCCTGGCGGAGCGGCTGCGCGCCGCCCGCGACCGCAGTCCCGCCGTGCAGGTGACCACCGACCTGCGCCGTGCCCTGGCTCGGGCAGACCTCGTCCTCACCGTCTCCTCCGCTACGGACGTGCTCATCCAGCCCCGGGACCTGCGTCCTGGGGCCGTGGTCTGCGACGTGGCCCGGCCCCGCAATGTCTCCCGCCTGGTCTACCAGCAGCGGGACGACGTACTGGTCATCGACGGAGGGGTGATAGAGGTGCCAGGCGAGGTCCAGTTCGGCCTGGACTTCGGCTTCCCTCCGCGCACCTGCGAGGCCTGCATGGCGGAGACCATGGTGCTGGCGCTGGAGGGACGGTACGAGGATTACACCGTGGGGCGAGAGATCGCCCTGGAGCGCGTGCGAGAGATCGAGACGCTGGCCCGCCGCCACGGCTTTCGCCTGGCCGGATTCCGGCGATTCGAGCGGGCGATCTCGGAGGAGGAGGTAGAGCGGATAAAGGCCGCGGCGCGCCGCCCCGCCCCATTGTCAGGCGCGGCCTTCTATGGTATGTAA
- the moeB gene encoding molybdopterin-synthase adenylyltransferase MoeB, translating into MTTHLLSNEQLQRYSRQVILAEVGVGGQRRLLDSKVLIIGAGGLGSPAALYLAAAGVGTLGIVDGDRVDLTNLHRQILHHSRDLGRPKTQTARRTIEEINPDVTVIPFQTTLTRANALDILKDFDVILNGSDNFPTRYLVNDACVLLGRPLVDASVLRWEAQFTVYLPGRGCYRCLFPTPPPPGAVPSCAEAGVIGAVAGFMGTLQAIEAVKILLGKDEVLVNRLLLFDALEGRMSTLRWSRNPHCPVCGDRPTIHQLIDYEQFCGVPGRHAAEAVAPAVVEVSVEEAARLVQEEGAFLLDVREPWEWGLVRIPGAVLIPRGQVAARVSEIPRDPPVVVYCAVGQRSAEITLWLRERGYQRAVNLAGGITAWANAQLPVES; encoded by the coding sequence GTGACCACGCACCTTCTGAGCAACGAGCAGCTGCAGCGCTACTCCCGCCAGGTGATCCTGGCTGAGGTGGGCGTGGGCGGGCAGCGCCGGCTGCTGGACAGCAAGGTGCTGATCATCGGTGCAGGGGGGCTGGGATCGCCCGCGGCGCTCTACCTAGCCGCCGCCGGCGTCGGCACCCTGGGGATCGTGGACGGCGACCGGGTGGACCTGACCAACCTGCACCGGCAGATTCTCCACCACAGTCGTGACCTCGGCCGGCCGAAGACCCAGACTGCCCGCCGCACCATCGAGGAGATCAATCCCGATGTGACCGTGATCCCCTTTCAGACCACCCTGACCAGGGCCAATGCCCTGGACATCCTCAAAGATTTCGACGTGATCCTAAACGGCAGCGACAACTTCCCCACCCGCTACCTGGTCAACGACGCCTGCGTCCTGCTGGGAAGGCCCCTGGTGGACGCCAGCGTGCTGCGCTGGGAGGCCCAGTTCACCGTCTACCTGCCGGGGCGGGGCTGCTACCGTTGCCTCTTCCCCACCCCGCCTCCGCCCGGCGCGGTTCCCAGCTGCGCCGAGGCGGGAGTCATCGGCGCCGTGGCTGGCTTCATGGGTACGCTGCAGGCCATCGAAGCCGTCAAGATCCTGCTGGGCAAAGATGAGGTTCTGGTCAACCGCCTGCTGCTCTTCGACGCCCTGGAGGGACGCATGAGCACGCTGCGCTGGAGCCGGAATCCCCACTGCCCGGTCTGCGGGGACCGACCCACTATTCACCAGCTGATCGACTATGAGCAGTTCTGCGGGGTGCCGGGTCGGCACGCGGCAGAGGCAGTGGCCCCCGCCGTCGTGGAGGTCTCTGTGGAGGAGGCGGCCAGGCTGGTGCAGGAGGAAGGTGCCTTCCTCCTGGACGTGCGCGAGCCCTGGGAATGGGGTCTGGTGCGCATCCCCGGGGCGGTTCTCATTCCAAGAGGCCAGGTGGCGGCACGGGTCAGCGAGATCCCCCGGGACCCGCCGGTGGTGGTTTACTGCGCGGTTGGGCAGCGCAGTGCTGAGATCACCCTCTGGCTGCGAGAGCGAGGGTACCAGCGCGCGGTCAACCTGGCGGGAGGGATCACCGCCTGGGCGAACGCGCAGCTGCCGGTGGAGTCTTAG
- a CDS encoding type III pantothenate kinase, whose translation MSDSLLLALDINNTQIKIGLYAGADLLHHWRVATDREKTADEYAMLLRALFASVGRSLEEVSGVGISSVVPPLLDTMDRLSRTYLRTVPLVVGPGVRTGMRILYENPKEVGADRICNAVAAYARYGGPAIVVDLGTATTFSVVSAEGDFLGGAIAPGIGISVDALAEHAAQLHRVELVRPRQAIGRSTVAAMQAGILFGFVGQVEELLRRMREELGTPAVAIATGGWAELILPELRTVQHHAPLLGLEGLRIIYERNREAVVPLREERVLRGS comes from the coding sequence ATGAGCGACTCCCTGCTGCTGGCGCTGGACATCAACAACACGCAGATCAAGATCGGCCTCTATGCGGGGGCCGACCTCCTGCACCACTGGCGGGTGGCCACCGACCGGGAGAAGACGGCCGACGAGTACGCCATGCTGCTGCGTGCACTGTTCGCCTCGGTGGGGCGCTCCCTGGAGGAGGTGAGCGGGGTGGGGATCTCCTCGGTGGTCCCTCCCCTGCTGGACACCATGGACCGTCTCTCCCGCACCTACCTGCGCACGGTGCCGCTGGTGGTGGGGCCGGGGGTGCGCACCGGGATGCGCATCCTCTATGAGAACCCCAAGGAGGTAGGTGCGGACCGTATCTGTAACGCCGTAGCCGCCTACGCCAGGTACGGCGGTCCGGCCATCGTGGTGGACCTGGGCACGGCCACCACCTTTTCCGTGGTCTCCGCCGAGGGGGACTTTCTGGGCGGGGCCATCGCTCCGGGGATCGGTATCTCCGTAGACGCCCTGGCGGAGCACGCGGCGCAGCTCCACCGGGTGGAGCTGGTCCGCCCGCGCCAGGCCATCGGCCGCTCCACGGTGGCGGCCATGCAGGCCGGGATCCTCTTTGGCTTCGTCGGGCAGGTGGAGGAGCTCCTGCGGCGAATGCGAGAGGAGCTAGGGACCCCGGCGGTGGCCATTGCCACGGGCGGGTGGGCAGAGCTGATACTGCCAGAGCTGCGCACCGTGCAGCATCACGCGCCGCTTTTGGGCCTGGAAGGCCTGCGCATCATCTACGAGCGGAACCGCGAGGCGGTGGTCCCCCTGCGAGAGGAGCGGGTGCTGCGTGGCTCCTGA
- a CDS encoding sulfurtransferase TusA family protein, which yields MELDVRGEICPYPMMKTVEVLRTLPEGEVLEVLTDHPPALESIPFYTSRLGYRCAIKEDAPGQWRIRITPAAAQSTDARVPGGEVRGAGSQP from the coding sequence ATGGAGCTGGATGTGCGGGGCGAGATCTGCCCCTATCCGATGATGAAGACGGTGGAGGTCCTGCGGACGCTGCCCGAAGGCGAGGTCCTTGAGGTGCTCACCGACCATCCGCCCGCGCTGGAGTCCATCCCCTTCTACACCTCGCGGCTCGGCTACCGCTGCGCCATCAAAGAGGACGCGCCCGGCCAGTGGCGGATCCGGATCACACCCGCGGCGGCACAAAGCACGGATGCCCGGGTGCCCGGGGGAGAGGTCCGGGGCGCGGGGAGTCAGCCGTGA
- the greA gene encoding transcription elongation factor GreA: MTEKGEKEIILTAEGLRRLEEELEYLKVVRRKEVAERIKAAKDFGDLMENSEYEDAKNEQAFVEGRILQLETMLRNAKVIDNNQVRGDRVSVGCTVVLQDLSNGERLSYMIVGSAEADPDRDRISNESPVGKALLGRKKGDTVEIQVPAGTIRYSVLDIQG, translated from the coding sequence ATGACGGAGAAGGGGGAGAAAGAGATCATCCTCACCGCCGAGGGCCTGCGCAGGCTCGAGGAGGAGCTGGAGTACCTGAAGGTGGTCCGGCGAAAGGAGGTAGCCGAGCGGATCAAGGCGGCCAAGGACTTCGGCGACCTTATGGAAAACTCCGAGTACGAAGACGCCAAGAACGAGCAGGCCTTCGTGGAGGGGCGGATCCTGCAGCTGGAGACCATGTTGCGCAATGCCAAGGTCATCGACAACAACCAGGTCCGCGGGGACCGCGTCTCCGTGGGGTGTACCGTGGTCCTGCAGGACCTGAGCAACGGGGAGCGGCTCTCCTACATGATCGTGGGGTCGGCAGAGGCCGACCCCGACCGCGACCGGATCAGCAACGAGTCGCCGGTGGGCAAGGCCCTGTTGGGCCGGAAGAAGGGCGATACGGTGGAGATACAGGTCCCCGCGGGGACGATCCGCTACTCCGTCCTGGACATTCAGGGATAG
- a CDS encoding sulfurtransferase, whose translation MGVKTMHGKKLWIPAAWILAVAFLAAATGLAAAPTGLPALAAQAQQVRTLGRTQVLVDAAWLAANLTGPDLRILDLSGTREAYGRGHLPGAVYASVTTELVDPTHRIRGMAPTREQFQALMRRLGVGNTDSVVLYDEGRSLQAARAFWIFKLYRHERVAVLDGGSGKWGAEGRPLVTEVPNITPSAYVAGERDNTIEATADYIRARLGKALLLDVRGPREYAGLDVRAARGGHIPGAVNVEWTLATNADGTFKATADLRALYARAGVARDREIIVYCQTGVRAAHSWFVLKYLLGYPQVRNYDGSWEEWGNRPDLPVQR comes from the coding sequence GTGGGGGTGAAGACAATGCACGGCAAGAAGTTGTGGATCCCGGCAGCGTGGATTCTGGCCGTTGCGTTTCTGGCTGCGGCTACCGGACTTGCGGCTGCGCCCACCGGGCTTCCGGCCCTGGCCGCCCAGGCTCAGCAGGTACGGACGCTGGGCCGGACCCAGGTCCTGGTAGACGCTGCCTGGCTGGCTGCCAACCTGACCGGGCCCGACCTGCGCATCCTGGACCTGAGCGGCACCAGGGAGGCCTACGGACGAGGCCACCTGCCCGGGGCCGTGTACGCCTCCGTCACCACCGAGCTCGTCGATCCCACCCACCGGATCAGAGGCATGGCACCCACCAGGGAGCAGTTCCAGGCGCTCATGCGGCGGCTGGGAGTGGGGAACACCGACAGCGTCGTCCTCTACGACGAAGGCAGGAGCCTGCAGGCAGCCCGGGCGTTCTGGATCTTCAAGCTCTACCGGCACGAGCGGGTGGCGGTCCTCGACGGCGGCAGCGGGAAGTGGGGGGCGGAAGGGCGGCCTCTGGTGACAGAGGTGCCCAACATTACCCCTTCAGCCTACGTAGCCGGGGAACGGGATAACACCATCGAGGCCACCGCAGACTACATTCGAGCCAGGCTGGGCAAGGCGCTCCTCCTGGATGTCCGCGGCCCCAGGGAGTATGCGGGGCTGGACGTGAGGGCGGCCCGGGGCGGGCACATCCCCGGGGCGGTGAACGTGGAGTGGACGCTGGCCACCAATGCGGACGGGACGTTCAAGGCCACCGCGGACCTTCGGGCGCTGTACGCCCGGGCCGGTGTGGCCAGGGATCGAGAGATCATCGTCTACTGCCAGACGGGCGTACGCGCCGCCCACTCGTGGTTCGTGCTCAAGTACCTGCTGGGCTACCCTCAGGTGCGCAACTACGACGGGAGCTGGGAGGAGTGGGGGAACCGGCCCGACCTTCCGGTGCAGAGGTGA
- a CDS encoding P1 family peptidase: MIGHRGITAVPGIRVGHATDPEAQTGCTVVLCPQGAVAGVDVGGGAPATRETDLLRPGMLVERVHAVLLTGGSAFGLAAADGVMRYLEEQGVGFDAGVARVPIVPAAALFDLGVGRADVRPGPEMGYQACLAATAESVPEGPVGAGTGATVGHLLGAGAMRGGIGTAAVDLAGEVVVGALAAVNAFGDVRDERSGEIIAGARTPSGEFLDTARALLQQAEERPFRRRATSTTLVVVATNALLSKAEANRLARLAQGGLARVISPAHTIFDGDIVFALSCGDAVSNLLALGAAAAEAVAQAVVRAVRLSNAL; this comes from the coding sequence GTGATCGGGCATCGAGGTATCACTGCCGTGCCGGGGATTCGCGTGGGCCACGCCACCGATCCGGAAGCGCAAACCGGGTGCACGGTCGTGCTCTGTCCCCAGGGCGCCGTCGCCGGGGTAGACGTGGGCGGCGGGGCGCCGGCCACCCGGGAGACCGACCTGCTGCGGCCGGGAATGCTGGTGGAACGGGTGCACGCCGTCCTCCTGACCGGCGGCAGCGCCTTCGGTCTGGCCGCAGCCGACGGCGTGATGCGCTACCTGGAGGAGCAAGGCGTCGGCTTCGACGCGGGGGTGGCCCGGGTCCCCATCGTCCCGGCCGCCGCCCTCTTTGACCTGGGGGTGGGGCGCGCGGACGTCCGTCCCGGGCCGGAGATGGGTTATCAGGCCTGCCTGGCGGCCACCGCAGAGTCGGTGCCGGAGGGGCCGGTGGGCGCGGGGACAGGGGCGACTGTAGGACACCTGCTGGGGGCAGGAGCGATGCGCGGGGGAATCGGCACGGCCGCGGTGGACCTGGCGGGCGAGGTGGTGGTGGGGGCGCTGGCGGCCGTCAACGCCTTCGGCGACGTGCGCGACGAACGCTCGGGGGAGATCATCGCCGGCGCGCGCACTCCCTCGGGTGAGTTCCTGGACACGGCGCGGGCCCTGCTGCAGCAGGCGGAGGAGCGGCCCTTCCGGCGGAGGGCGACCAGCACCACTCTGGTGGTGGTAGCCACCAATGCCCTGCTCTCCAAGGCAGAGGCCAACCGCCTGGCGCGTCTGGCCCAGGGCGGGCTGGCCCGGGTGATCTCGCCGGCGCACACTATCTTCGACGGAGACATAGTCTTCGCCCTGAGCTGCGGCGACGCGGTGAGCAACCTCCTGGCACTGGGGGCGGCGGCGGCGGAGGCGGTGGCGCAGGCCGTCGTCCGCGCCGTGCGCCTGAGCAATGCCCTGTAG
- a CDS encoding quinate 5-dehydrogenase, with protein MAPEQTSPGAAGAAPGTAGAAPPRPLHVVSLSLGSPTRDHRVRLTLLGREVLVERVGVESLAAYRRRLLELDGKVDAIGIGGANLALSAGSRTYPIRDVVRLVQGIRTPVVDGSGLKRLLEKQIILEILPRDYGVDFRGKRVLLVSSVDRYGMAEAFTQAGADVRFGDFMFALGLPISMRGLTTVKVLAAILLPVLTRLPFTWLYPTGDKQEVITPRFGKAYAWAEVLAGDFHFIRRYMPEDLRGKIIITNTLTVQDVEELRRRGVRMIVTPSPNLEGRSLATNAVQAMLVALAGRRPEELTPQDYLELLDRIGFRPRVELLNP; from the coding sequence GTGGCTCCTGAGCAGACTTCCCCAGGCGCGGCGGGCGCAGCTCCAGGTACCGCAGGGGCGGCCCCGCCGCGCCCCCTGCACGTGGTCAGCCTCAGCCTGGGCTCGCCCACCCGCGACCACCGCGTCCGGCTCACCCTGCTGGGGCGGGAGGTGCTGGTGGAGCGCGTGGGCGTGGAGAGCCTGGCCGCCTACCGGCGGCGCCTGCTGGAACTCGACGGCAAGGTGGACGCCATCGGCATCGGCGGCGCAAACCTGGCGCTCAGTGCCGGTAGCCGCACCTACCCCATCCGTGATGTGGTGCGCCTGGTGCAGGGCATCCGCACCCCGGTGGTGGACGGCAGCGGCCTGAAGCGCCTGCTGGAGAAGCAGATCATCCTGGAGATCCTGCCGCGGGACTACGGGGTGGATTTCCGCGGCAAGCGGGTCCTCCTGGTCAGCTCCGTGGATCGCTACGGCATGGCCGAGGCCTTCACCCAGGCGGGGGCGGATGTGCGCTTCGGCGACTTCATGTTTGCGCTGGGCCTGCCCATCAGCATGCGCGGCCTGACCACGGTCAAGGTGCTGGCGGCCATTCTGCTGCCCGTCCTCACCCGGCTGCCCTTCACCTGGCTTTACCCCACGGGCGACAAGCAGGAGGTGATTACACCCAGGTTTGGCAAGGCCTACGCCTGGGCCGAAGTCCTGGCGGGCGACTTCCACTTCATTCGCCGCTACATGCCCGAGGACCTGCGCGGCAAGATCATCATCACCAACACCCTCACCGTCCAGGATGTGGAGGAACTGCGGCGCCGCGGGGTGCGCATGATCGTCACCCCCTCGCCGAACCTGGAAGGGCGGTCCCTGGCCACCAACGCCGTGCAGGCCATGCTGGTGGCCCTGGCGGGGCGGCGGCCGGAGGAGCTGACGCCGCAGGACTATCTGGAGCTGCTGGACCGGATCGGCTTCCGCCCCCGCGTCGAGCTGCTCAACCCGTAG
- a CDS encoding biotin--[acetyl-CoA-carboxylase] ligase, whose amino-acid sequence MRTRTRLVGSTLLRVDRLGSTNDLLRSLAQQGASEGTAVVAREQTAGRGRMGRSWASPPGGLWLSVLLRPPRPADLRLALAAAVGAAEGVRGASGAPVGLKWPNDLVLQRRKVGGVLVEAIPPWAVVGIGVNVNLDRALLPPDVRKSAVSLAEVVGHMVDLDAVLDGVLAGLDHAYDALRHGRGDEVLDRWRRLSVTLGQPVRVRIGGRVVQGIAVDIDAAGALLVAGSAGAPVRVLAGDVTLL is encoded by the coding sequence GTGCGCACACGGACCCGCCTGGTGGGCAGCACACTGCTGCGGGTGGACCGGCTGGGGTCGACCAACGACCTGCTGCGCTCACTGGCTCAGCAGGGGGCGTCGGAGGGGACGGCCGTGGTGGCCCGCGAGCAGACCGCCGGGCGGGGCCGGATGGGCCGGAGCTGGGCGTCGCCGCCGGGAGGCCTGTGGCTTTCCGTCCTCCTGCGTCCTCCCCGACCCGCAGACCTCAGGCTGGCGCTGGCGGCGGCGGTGGGAGCCGCGGAGGGGGTGCGGGGCGCAAGCGGCGCGCCTGTCGGGCTGAAGTGGCCCAACGACCTGGTGCTGCAGAGGCGGAAGGTGGGCGGGGTCCTCGTGGAAGCGATCCCGCCCTGGGCCGTGGTGGGCATCGGGGTTAACGTCAACCTGGACCGGGCGCTGCTGCCACCAGACGTCCGCAAGTCGGCGGTCTCCCTGGCGGAGGTCGTAGGTCACATGGTGGACCTGGACGCGGTGCTGGACGGCGTCCTCGCCGGCCTTGACCACGCCTACGATGCTCTGCGCCACGGGCGGGGGGACGAGGTGCTCGACCGCTGGCGGCGGCTCAGCGTGACGCTGGGCCAACCCGTGCGGGTGCGCATCGGGGGCCGCGTCGTCCAGGGGATCGCGGTGGACATCGATGCCGCAGGAGCGCTGCTGGTCGCCGGATCTGCGGGTGCGCCGGTGCGCGTGCTCGCCGGCGACGTCACCCTGCTGTGA
- a CDS encoding ECF transporter S component: MAQTRLAPPSVRWGFRFTARDITVTGALGAVAIVLGLVPGLGFIPAPTPAGAATTMHIPAIIAGVLEGPVVGALVGGIFGFFSFTRATIPIFKNPVIAFLPRILIGVVAFLVFRALLARYARPFAALVVGAALFTVLGPGARDFESAYAAGRVKPSWLVDAYHQVAALTSPSLAAALLLGVLGIALTYWLLRGENAAPAAAAVAGTLTNTVGVLTLTVAFGFIPSGAAFVIGATHGLPEVVLAVLVTVPVYRAVSALRSGKGREESR; the protein is encoded by the coding sequence ATGGCGCAGACCCGTCTTGCCCCCCCATCGGTGCGGTGGGGGTTTCGCTTTACTGCCCGAGACATCACCGTCACCGGGGCCCTGGGGGCGGTGGCGATCGTCCTGGGGCTGGTGCCGGGGCTGGGGTTCATCCCGGCGCCCACCCCGGCCGGTGCCGCGACCACCATGCACATCCCGGCCATCATCGCCGGCGTGCTGGAAGGCCCGGTGGTGGGAGCGCTGGTGGGCGGCATCTTCGGGTTTTTCTCCTTCACCCGGGCAACGATCCCCATCTTCAAGAATCCGGTGATCGCTTTTCTGCCCCGCATCCTCATCGGCGTGGTGGCCTTTCTGGTCTTCCGGGCGCTGCTGGCGCGCTACGCCCGCCCCTTCGCGGCGCTGGTGGTAGGGGCGGCGCTGTTTACCGTCCTGGGGCCCGGGGCGCGCGACTTCGAGTCAGCCTACGCCGCGGGCAGGGTGAAGCCCAGCTGGCTCGTGGATGCCTACCATCAGGTGGCGGCCCTCACCAGCCCCTCCCTGGCGGCGGCCCTCCTCCTGGGGGTGCTGGGGATCGCGCTGACCTACTGGCTCCTGCGCGGGGAGAACGCGGCGCCCGCGGCAGCGGCGGTGGCAGGGACGCTGACCAACACCGTCGGCGTGCTCACGCTCACGGTGGCCTTCGGCTTCATCCCCAGCGGCGCCGCCTTCGTCATCGGCGCCACCCACGGCCTGCCGGAGGTGGTTCTGGCGGTGCTGGTCACCGTGCCCGTCTACCGGGCGGTGAGCGCGCTCAGGAGCGGGAAGGGACGGGAGGAGAGCAGATGA
- a CDS encoding YeeE/YedE family protein has translation MTGPGPVTGPGPGQMDLPRMLARGASALVLAIAVATLTSRADPRAGLFWLFGLGFGFVLQRSRFCFASAFRDLFLFGHGRVMRGILGGLAIATVGFTVLMARMVPDPGLGAVAPEAHVIPLGIHVAVGGLLFGTGMVLAGGCVSGSMYRIGEGYVASAVALAGIVAGLGLGAHSWNFWWRASIGRSPLLWLPRFGGYGVAVAVTLALLAAGYLLITWWESRQGYVLPEPPPPSVGQGFYGRLEATLRALLVRGWSPLVGGAALGTLNVFLYTAHMPWGVTGEISRWAIGLLNAAGWSPGPLKGTEELAACALSASAGPWLTHTLTLNLGMVAGSFAAALLAGEFRVRRPKERRRYLQALGGGVLMGYGATLAMGCTLGAFFSAVPSLALNGWVFGLALAAGAWVGVQVIRRIP, from the coding sequence GTGACCGGGCCAGGACCGGTGACCGGCCCGGGGCCGGGCCAGATGGACCTGCCGCGGATGCTGGCCCGCGGTGCCAGTGCGCTTGTGCTGGCCATTGCAGTGGCGACGCTCACCTCCAGGGCCGACCCTCGGGCGGGGCTGTTCTGGCTGTTCGGATTGGGCTTTGGCTTCGTGCTGCAGCGCAGCCGCTTCTGCTTCGCCTCAGCCTTCCGCGATCTCTTCCTGTTCGGGCACGGCCGGGTGATGCGCGGTATTCTGGGAGGTCTGGCCATTGCCACCGTTGGCTTTACCGTGCTCATGGCGCGGATGGTCCCGGACCCCGGCCTGGGGGCCGTCGCACCCGAGGCGCACGTGATCCCGCTGGGCATCCATGTGGCTGTAGGCGGCCTGCTGTTCGGGACAGGCATGGTCCTGGCAGGTGGGTGTGTCTCCGGCTCGATGTACCGCATCGGGGAGGGCTACGTGGCTTCGGCGGTGGCCCTGGCGGGTATCGTGGCCGGGTTGGGTCTGGGAGCGCACTCGTGGAACTTCTGGTGGCGGGCGAGCATCGGTCGCAGCCCGCTGCTGTGGCTGCCGCGCTTCGGTGGATACGGTGTGGCGGTGGCTGTGACCCTGGCCCTCCTCGCCGCTGGTTACCTCCTGATCACCTGGTGGGAATCCCGTCAGGGCTACGTCCTGCCGGAGCCTCCTCCCCCCTCAGTCGGTCAGGGCTTCTACGGACGGCTGGAAGCCACCCTGCGGGCCTTGCTGGTGCGTGGGTGGTCGCCCCTGGTCGGGGGCGCGGCCCTGGGGACGCTCAACGTCTTCCTCTACACGGCGCACATGCCCTGGGGGGTCACCGGCGAGATCTCCCGGTGGGCCATCGGGCTCCTCAATGCGGCCGGATGGAGCCCCGGACCCCTGAAAGGCACGGAGGAGCTGGCGGCGTGCGCGCTGTCCGCCAGCGCCGGTCCCTGGCTCACCCACACCCTGACCCTCAACCTGGGCATGGTGGCGGGGTCATTCGCCGCCGCGCTGCTGGCCGGAGAGTTCAGGGTGCGCCGGCCCAAAGAACGGCGCCGCTACCTGCAGGCGTTGGGCGGCGGAGTCCTCATGGGCTACGGCGCCACCCTGGCCATGGGATGCACCCTGGGGGCGTTCTTCTCGGCCGTCCCCTCGCTGGCTCTCAACGGCTGGGTATTTGGACTGGCCCTGGCCGCCGGGGCGTGGGTGGGGGTGCAGGTCATCAGGCGCATTCCCTGA